The following are encoded together in the Edaphobacter lichenicola genome:
- a CDS encoding ABC transporter permease: MTQLAEAAKPSTPQNRQSASRAQTPKLTQYTRAFVGLFRRDLHVLRRELFPFVIRVCMNPLLFLFVFTYVIPHMNAGAAMNPTASMAGNAFSTVLLPGLMAVAIMFSGIAAVALPLAQEFGITREIDDRVMCPLPVPFVAIEKICFSAVQSVIAACIVYPLAYYVPATHPTTHISNWPFLILVVALASLTAGALGLTIGTSVKPQQIGLIFGVVVIPITFLGCVYYPWAALTHIRWLQVGVLINPIVYMSEGLRAALTPTLPHMNPYLIVGMLVASLCLLTWLGIKGFLRRVIG; this comes from the coding sequence ATGACCCAACTGGCAGAAGCCGCAAAACCGAGCACGCCGCAGAATCGCCAATCCGCCAGCCGCGCTCAAACCCCGAAGCTCACGCAGTACACGCGCGCCTTCGTCGGTCTCTTCCGTCGTGATCTCCACGTCCTGCGTCGCGAGCTATTCCCCTTCGTCATCCGCGTCTGCATGAACCCCCTGCTCTTTCTCTTCGTCTTCACCTACGTCATCCCACACATGAACGCCGGCGCCGCCATGAATCCCACCGCATCCATGGCCGGCAACGCCTTCTCGACAGTACTGCTGCCTGGCCTCATGGCCGTTGCCATCATGTTCTCCGGCATCGCCGCCGTCGCCCTGCCACTCGCGCAGGAGTTCGGCATCACCCGCGAGATCGACGACCGCGTTATGTGCCCCTTGCCCGTACCCTTTGTCGCCATCGAAAAGATCTGCTTCTCCGCGGTACAGAGCGTCATCGCCGCCTGCATCGTCTACCCGCTGGCCTACTACGTCCCGGCGACGCACCCCACAACCCATATCAGCAACTGGCCGTTCCTCATCCTCGTTGTAGCTCTTGCCAGCCTCACAGCGGGCGCGCTCGGCCTCACCATTGGCACCAGCGTCAAGCCGCAACAGATCGGCCTCATCTTCGGTGTAGTCGTCATTCCCATCACGTTCCTGGGCTGCGTCTACTACCCCTGGGCCGCGCTCACTCACATCCGCTGGCTCCAGGTCGGCGTTCTCATCAATCCCATCGTTTACATGAGCGAAGGCCTACGCGCCGCCCTCACCCCAACGCTGCCCCACATGAACCCCTACCTCATCGTAGGCATGCTCGTAGCCTCTCTCTGCCTCCTCACCTGGCTGGGCATCAAAGGCTTCCTCCGCCGCGTCATCGGCTAA
- a CDS encoding zinc-dependent alcohol dehydrogenase family protein: protein MYAFPVQQFGIDHLRQIDLPTPQTAPGTVLIKVHAVSLNYRDLMMVKGLYNPKMGLPRIPCSDGAGEVVATGDGVTRVKVGDRVCGIFMQRWLDGPLTADKSKAALGGDVDGMLTEYALLDQEGVVRFPEHLTYEEAATLPCAGVTAWNALHHAGDPAYPAHPGETVVIQGTGGVSIFALQFAKLLGARVLGTSSSEEKLSRARSLGLDEGCNYKLRPDWSKWVTETTANIGADRIIEVGGGGTFGQSLRAARVGGTIAQIGVLSGAATSDPVALTPILHKQLRVQGIYVGSRAMFEQMNAAISKASLHPVIDKVFDFSHAAEAFAYMESASHFGKIVIRVTPEL from the coding sequence ATGTACGCATTCCCGGTCCAGCAATTTGGCATCGATCACCTCCGGCAGATCGATCTGCCCACTCCCCAAACAGCCCCCGGCACGGTCCTGATCAAAGTTCACGCCGTCTCTCTTAACTACCGCGATCTCATGATGGTCAAGGGTCTCTACAACCCGAAGATGGGTCTCCCGCGCATCCCCTGTTCCGACGGAGCGGGAGAGGTGGTCGCCACGGGCGATGGTGTTACTCGCGTCAAAGTCGGCGATCGCGTCTGCGGCATCTTCATGCAGCGCTGGCTCGACGGGCCGCTCACCGCCGACAAATCTAAGGCCGCCCTCGGCGGAGACGTCGATGGCATGCTCACCGAGTACGCTCTCCTCGACCAGGAGGGAGTCGTCCGTTTCCCCGAGCACTTGACCTACGAAGAGGCCGCCACTCTGCCTTGCGCCGGGGTCACTGCGTGGAACGCCCTGCATCATGCCGGAGACCCAGCCTATCCAGCACATCCAGGAGAGACCGTAGTCATCCAGGGCACTGGCGGCGTCTCCATCTTCGCCCTGCAATTTGCAAAGCTCCTCGGAGCTCGTGTCCTCGGCACGTCCTCGAGCGAGGAAAAATTATCCCGCGCCCGCAGCCTCGGCCTCGACGAAGGATGCAACTACAAGCTGCGTCCCGACTGGTCCAAATGGGTCACCGAAACGACCGCAAACATAGGAGCGGATCGCATCATCGAAGTAGGAGGTGGCGGCACCTTCGGCCAATCCCTCCGAGCAGCCCGCGTCGGCGGCACTATCGCGCAGATAGGCGTACTCTCCGGTGCCGCCACCTCCGATCCCGTCGCCCTCACGCCCATCCTTCACAAGCAGCTTCGCGTGCAGGGCATCTACGTAGGCTCCCGCGCCATGTTCGAGCAGATGAACGCTGCCATCTCCAAGGCCAGCCTTCATCCCGTCATCGACAAAGTCTTCGACTTCTCTCACGCCGCCGAGGCTTTCGCTTACATGGAGTCCGCGTCGCACTTCGGGAAGATTGTCATTCGCGTTACACCAGAGTTGTGA
- a CDS encoding response regulator — MKESIKKSDDAVVAATPIRIVVADDHPVVRFGVKNMLENEAGFEVVGEAEDGDVAITQTLELEPDILLLDLQMPRLPGLEALRAIMSKSPRVKIIMLTSTISTQQIIEALQIGARGIVLKDAVAGDLSRSLRAVLSGDYWIGGERVVNLVTALNELMKKAAAVPERKTYGLTPRELEVVTCIVEGCSNKDVAKQFTISEETVKRHLSNIFDKTGVSTRLELALFAIAHKLVVLDN, encoded by the coding sequence ATGAAGGAATCGATAAAGAAATCTGACGATGCAGTTGTTGCGGCGACACCGATCCGTATCGTTGTTGCCGACGATCATCCTGTAGTGCGCTTCGGCGTGAAGAACATGCTGGAGAATGAGGCTGGCTTCGAGGTGGTAGGCGAGGCCGAAGACGGCGATGTGGCGATTACACAGACGCTGGAGCTGGAGCCGGATATTCTGCTGCTCGATCTGCAGATGCCGCGTCTGCCTGGGCTTGAGGCTCTGCGCGCAATCATGAGCAAGTCGCCGCGCGTGAAGATCATCATGCTGACGAGTACGATTTCAACGCAGCAGATCATCGAGGCGCTACAGATCGGAGCTCGCGGGATCGTGCTGAAGGATGCGGTCGCCGGCGATCTTTCGCGTTCGCTGCGGGCTGTACTGTCTGGCGATTACTGGATTGGCGGCGAGCGTGTCGTGAATCTGGTGACGGCGCTGAATGAGTTGATGAAGAAAGCAGCCGCAGTGCCCGAGCGGAAGACCTATGGGTTGACTCCGCGAGAGCTGGAAGTTGTGACCTGCATCGTGGAAGGCTGCAGCAACAAGGATGTGGCGAAGCAGTTCACTATTAGTGAAGAGACTGTGAAGCGGCATCTTTCAAATATCTTCGATAAGACCGGCGTTTCGACGCGGCTGGAGCTGGCGCTGTTTGCGATTGCCCACAAGCTGGTTGTATTGGACAACTAG
- a CDS encoding ArnT family glycosyltransferase, which produces MSIENRRGVFYPALICAFALAAAVAISHPVLELATNDDWSYVWSARVLADTGHVVYNGWGAMMLGWQLYLGALFIKLFGFSFTAARISVLIVSIGTVVLIQRLFLRFGISQWNATIATLTIALSPLFLPLAYSFMSDVPSFFCLIVCFYSCVRAIQAGTDRAAAGWLVFAALSNVLGGTVRQVAWLGALVVVPCTTWYLRRRAGVILTGVVVWLMSAIAIVGCIHWFNHQPYSLREGLLSNPHTLVELVVTVKKSIKNSFAACLYVLPVLIGFLWKFPLGSERARKQSAIVGAFLVLITLFFIFHRGSSDWLAPFSGNIVTEKGLDNASGMAGNPPDILSFSVRLILSIVTFAAAISFLLLGWNSYSVENRASQSVSAFPWEALLTIFGPFTLVYVFLLVTRTDIFDRYLLPLIFVFLVILLRVYEEEVGARLPKISLFLVLLFGAFAVAGMHDLFAMGRARLTAADEILAAGVVRTEIQGGFEYDGWTQLESTGYMNNDRIRIPAGAFHPKNIPANVPAGCYFGFWVYTPSINPRYILSVDQSSCYSPSQFAPVSYNAWLSPHTRTIYIHKVP; this is translated from the coding sequence TTGTCTATTGAGAACCGGCGTGGTGTTTTCTATCCTGCATTGATTTGTGCGTTTGCTCTGGCCGCAGCCGTTGCAATCTCGCATCCTGTACTCGAATTGGCGACGAACGACGACTGGTCTTATGTATGGAGCGCACGGGTGCTGGCCGACACCGGCCATGTCGTGTACAACGGATGGGGAGCCATGATGCTGGGGTGGCAGTTGTACCTTGGCGCCCTCTTCATCAAGCTTTTCGGCTTCTCCTTCACTGCTGCTCGAATCTCTGTTCTGATTGTTTCCATTGGGACGGTCGTGTTGATCCAGCGACTCTTCCTGCGGTTTGGGATTAGCCAATGGAATGCTACGATTGCAACTTTGACGATTGCCCTCTCGCCACTCTTCCTCCCGCTGGCATATAGCTTCATGTCCGACGTGCCTAGCTTCTTCTGCCTCATCGTGTGCTTTTATAGTTGCGTGCGTGCCATCCAGGCCGGAACCGACAGGGCCGCTGCAGGCTGGCTTGTCTTCGCGGCGTTGTCCAATGTGCTTGGTGGGACCGTACGTCAGGTCGCGTGGCTCGGTGCGTTGGTCGTCGTACCCTGTACAACCTGGTATCTGCGCCGACGAGCAGGTGTGATTCTAACTGGAGTCGTCGTTTGGCTGATGAGCGCCATTGCGATTGTGGGGTGCATCCATTGGTTCAACCACCAACCATATTCTCTGAGAGAGGGGTTGCTCAGTAATCCGCACACATTGGTTGAGTTGGTAGTGACTGTTAAAAAATCGATCAAGAACAGTTTCGCGGCTTGTCTGTATGTGCTGCCAGTTCTGATCGGGTTTCTATGGAAGTTTCCTCTCGGGTCTGAGAGAGCGCGTAAACAATCTGCAATTGTCGGCGCCTTTCTTGTGCTCATCACTCTGTTTTTTATCTTTCACCGCGGCTCTTCGGACTGGCTTGCTCCGTTCTCCGGCAACATTGTTACAGAAAAAGGTTTGGACAATGCCTCTGGAATGGCCGGTAATCCACCCGACATTCTTTCGTTTAGCGTCAGGTTGATCTTATCCATCGTGACATTCGCAGCCGCCATCAGTTTTCTTCTTCTGGGGTGGAACTCTTACTCTGTGGAGAATCGTGCTTCGCAGTCCGTCTCAGCGTTCCCCTGGGAGGCCCTGCTCACGATCTTCGGCCCATTTACGCTGGTCTATGTTTTTTTGCTTGTAACGCGAACGGATATCTTTGATCGATATCTTCTTCCTCTCATTTTTGTGTTTCTGGTAATACTTCTACGGGTTTATGAAGAAGAAGTAGGCGCCCGTTTACCAAAGATCAGCCTTTTCCTGGTCCTTCTGTTTGGCGCATTCGCAGTAGCCGGCATGCACGACCTCTTCGCAATGGGCCGTGCGCGGCTTACAGCAGCTGACGAGATTCTTGCTGCGGGTGTTGTCAGGACTGAGATTCAGGGCGGCTTTGAATATGACGGGTGGACCCAGCTGGAAAGTACAGGCTATATGAACAATGATCGAATCCGCATTCCAGCGGGGGCGTTCCATCCAAAAAACATACCTGCCAATGTTCCGGCTGGCTGCTATTTCGGTTTTTGGGTGTACACCCCCTCGATCAATCCGCGTTACATACTTTCGGTTGACCAATCATCCTGCTATTCCCCTTCTCAGTTCGCGCCCGTTTCTTATAACGCCTGGCTGTCTCCGCATACTCGCACTATTTACATTCACAAGGTGCCTTGA
- a CDS encoding NAD(P)/FAD-dependent oxidoreductase has protein sequence MAHVVVIGSGAMGLSAAFHAAKAGHTVEVLEVAPEPGGMAAHFDMGGLSIERFYHFVCKSDVPTMELLEELGIRDQLRWRTTSMGIFTGNRMHDWGTPFALLKFPEISLLSRLRYGLFAFLSVRRERWDAIETEAAHSWITRWCGTEVFDRLWKPLFALKFYQYADNVSAAWIWTRIKRIGRSRKSFLQEELGYIEGGSQTLVNALCSSIEKSGGRIRTRCGAKKVVVEGGRVTGVITSEEFVRADAVISTVPTPLVTAMIPDLPEDWKARYESIKNMGICCLVFKLKRSISPHFWVNISEPDMAIPGIIEFSRLRPVGGQTVVYVPYYMPNDNIKFTWTDEELLSESFGYLQRLNPELTHDDVIAQHVARLRHAQPVCEPGFAAKIPPIQTPIRGLQVADTCFYYPEDRGISESVRLGRQMAEDLSKLEFPSA, from the coding sequence ATCGCTCACGTTGTAGTCATTGGATCAGGGGCAATGGGTCTTTCCGCAGCGTTCCACGCCGCCAAGGCAGGACACACTGTCGAAGTGCTGGAGGTGGCGCCGGAGCCCGGTGGCATGGCCGCACACTTTGACATGGGAGGGCTTTCGATTGAGCGCTTTTACCACTTCGTTTGTAAGAGCGATGTACCAACGATGGAGCTTCTCGAAGAGCTTGGCATCCGCGACCAGCTGAGGTGGAGGACTACCTCCATGGGCATCTTTACCGGTAACAGGATGCACGATTGGGGGACTCCCTTTGCGCTACTGAAATTTCCGGAGATCAGTCTCCTCTCCCGGCTCAGATATGGCCTGTTTGCGTTTTTGTCTGTGCGCAGGGAGCGCTGGGATGCGATTGAGACTGAGGCGGCCCATTCCTGGATTACACGATGGTGTGGAACGGAGGTGTTTGACCGCCTCTGGAAGCCGCTGTTCGCGCTGAAGTTTTATCAATACGCGGATAACGTCTCAGCGGCCTGGATATGGACGCGGATCAAGCGGATCGGTCGCTCCCGCAAGTCATTCCTGCAGGAAGAACTCGGCTACATTGAAGGCGGAAGTCAGACGTTGGTGAATGCTCTGTGCTCGTCGATTGAGAAGAGTGGTGGCAGGATTCGCACGCGTTGTGGTGCGAAGAAGGTAGTCGTGGAAGGTGGACGAGTAACGGGTGTGATCACGTCCGAGGAGTTCGTGCGAGCGGATGCGGTAATTAGTACGGTTCCGACACCGCTGGTTACAGCGATGATCCCAGACCTGCCCGAAGATTGGAAGGCACGTTACGAATCGATCAAGAATATGGGCATCTGCTGCCTGGTCTTTAAACTCAAGCGATCGATAAGTCCGCACTTCTGGGTCAATATCAGCGAGCCTGATATGGCTATCCCGGGAATCATTGAGTTTTCGAGGCTAAGACCGGTAGGCGGCCAGACGGTGGTGTATGTGCCCTATTACATGCCGAACGACAATATCAAATTCACCTGGACCGATGAAGAACTTCTAAGCGAATCATTCGGATATCTGCAACGATTAAATCCGGAGTTGACGCACGACGACGTTATCGCTCAACATGTAGCTCGTCTTCGTCACGCGCAGCCTGTCTGCGAACCTGGATTCGCAGCGAAGATTCCACCCATACAGACTCCTATACGCGGACTACAGGTTGCCGACACTTGCTTTTACTATCCCGAAGACAGGGGGATTTCTGAAAGCGTTCGTCTTGGGCGCCAGATGGCGGAAGATCTTTCCAAGCTCGAGTTTCCGTCGGCCTGA
- a CDS encoding YpdA family putative bacillithiol disulfide reductase, whose protein sequence is MGEGADSEIVDLLVIGAGPTGMACAIEAQRAGFTTMLVDKGCLCNSLFHYPAHMTFFTTPELLEIGDMPFSSPNQKPKRSEALEYYRKVAEFYRLDVRQYENVERVGGGDGNFTVHTMDRFGRAVQHRARKLVIATGYYDLPNYLGIPGEDLSKVKHYYHEPHPYYGLEVLVIGGKNSAAIAALDLWRHGAKVTLVHRGKEIQKSVKYWILPDINNRIKNHEIEAYFDSVVTNITEDNVTLATRRGKVTIANQFVFALTGYHPDFEFIERLGVKLDKSNDRCPVCNPATLESNVPGIYAAGVIVAGERTSEIFIENGRFHGKLIAEDLRRKRVAA, encoded by the coding sequence ATGGGCGAGGGTGCGGATTCAGAGATTGTAGATTTATTGGTGATTGGCGCAGGCCCGACCGGCATGGCCTGCGCGATTGAGGCACAACGGGCTGGCTTTACGACGATGCTGGTCGATAAAGGCTGCCTTTGTAACTCGCTGTTCCATTACCCGGCCCATATGACGTTTTTTACGACGCCGGAGCTGCTGGAGATCGGGGACATGCCCTTCTCCAGCCCGAACCAGAAGCCCAAACGCAGCGAGGCGCTTGAGTACTATCGCAAGGTGGCGGAGTTCTACAGGCTCGACGTTCGACAGTATGAGAATGTCGAGCGGGTGGGTGGCGGGGACGGAAACTTTACAGTTCATACGATGGATCGCTTTGGGCGGGCGGTACAGCATCGTGCGCGGAAGCTGGTGATTGCCACCGGGTACTACGATCTGCCTAACTATCTTGGAATTCCAGGGGAAGATCTTAGCAAGGTGAAGCACTACTATCATGAGCCGCATCCCTACTACGGGCTCGAGGTGCTTGTGATCGGAGGCAAGAACTCGGCGGCGATTGCTGCGCTCGATCTTTGGCGACATGGGGCGAAGGTGACGCTGGTGCATCGCGGCAAAGAGATTCAGAAGAGCGTGAAGTACTGGATTCTTCCAGACATCAATAACCGGATCAAGAACCATGAGATCGAAGCCTACTTCGACAGTGTTGTCACAAATATTACTGAGGACAATGTGACGCTCGCGACTCGGAGGGGAAAGGTGACGATTGCAAACCAGTTTGTGTTTGCGCTGACGGGATACCATCCAGACTTCGAGTTCATCGAGCGGCTGGGAGTGAAGCTGGATAAGTCGAATGACCGTTGCCCGGTATGCAATCCGGCTACGCTTGAGAGCAATGTGCCGGGGATCTATGCGGCTGGAGTCATTGTTGCGGGCGAGCGGACGAGCGAGATCTTCATCGAAAATGGGCGCTTTCATGGGAAGTTGATCGCGGAAGATCTTCGGCGGAAGCGAGTTGCGGCTTAG
- a CDS encoding response regulator, which produces MPVRVLIVDDDELSREVLTLLAERAGYEVEAVESGDAALVHVQRARPLPEVVLTDMQMPGTAGDELARRLRGLCGAGTLLLAMSGSEVEDGVGREFDGFLLKPFTMETLAGAISGGSARGEGGLSGTSGVVLDEGVYAKLMGSMRRSQLDELYALCLRDAETRVGRMRRAASDGEDAAYRKEAHAIKGGCGMVGALELQRLATSMEERGLCDDDVATLDEFMVACERLRRILVARESN; this is translated from the coding sequence ATGCCGGTTCGAGTTTTGATTGTGGATGACGACGAGCTGAGCCGCGAGGTGCTTACTCTGCTGGCAGAGCGGGCGGGATACGAGGTGGAGGCGGTGGAGTCGGGGGATGCGGCTTTGGTGCATGTGCAGCGAGCACGTCCGTTGCCGGAGGTGGTGTTGACAGATATGCAGATGCCCGGGACTGCGGGGGATGAGCTGGCTCGGCGGCTGCGCGGATTGTGCGGGGCGGGGACTTTGCTGCTGGCGATGAGCGGAAGCGAGGTGGAGGATGGGGTGGGGCGGGAGTTCGATGGGTTCCTGCTGAAACCGTTTACGATGGAGACCCTGGCGGGAGCGATCTCCGGTGGTTCCGCTCGGGGCGAAGGGGGATTAAGCGGCACGAGTGGAGTTGTGTTGGATGAGGGCGTTTACGCGAAACTGATGGGGTCGATGCGGCGTTCGCAGTTAGACGAGCTGTATGCGCTCTGCCTGAGGGATGCGGAGACGAGGGTTGGGCGGATGCGGCGGGCAGCGTCCGACGGCGAGGATGCGGCGTATAGAAAGGAGGCTCATGCTATCAAGGGTGGATGCGGAATGGTGGGGGCCCTTGAGTTGCAAAGACTTGCAACGTCAATGGAGGAGCGGGGTTTGTGTGATGACGATGTAGCTACACTGGACGAATTCATGGTGGCGTGCGAACGGCTGCGGCGTATTCTGGTCGCACGCGAAAGCAACTAG
- a CDS encoding DUF2339 domain-containing protein has product MASGDLQDEQNQDRPKQPNEQAQLAAALAALSARVEGLEQQLAELRSTPSLRARKLSALPPPPPPGTPSTASIPSVNRSLPKASGSLEDRIGSQLFSRIGIVALLVATALFLKWAIDNHWIGPTGRILAGLIAGAGIVVWSERFRRQGFNAFSYSLKAIGSGALYLSLWAAFQLYHLLPAGVALAAMILVTAWNAYMAWSQNSQVLAAYALAGAFATPLLLSTGGNHEVFLFTYILAIDVATVLLVRLKPWPRLLFGAFPLTVAFFIGWYVEWFDVYNTTKPLAVTAIFIGLFFLTFLLPSIRIQQNEEHPSTPITEILLPLANAAFAALAFYSILHDTGNHDLLPWLAVLFAALYLGLMRLPQPRVTSAVHLSLAIVFLTIAIPLKASGRWIIVGWLAEGAALLWVAARLSSPATDKTPEPAPLILRRLAAAALVLGICGLLIEPFWLNERIDTAFLNLRFATALFGLAALALSAIFAHGPLRHSDQQNKAFPNWLTIAGSSIVAFNFIAILACLRELDSAWSVTAGNPEADLQKALAISAFLMLYGAGLLAIGFWKRSAFIRWQALLLLVFTIGKAFLYDLRNLSQGYRILSFLGLGALLMAISFAYQKDWLALRIPNPTSEPHLPKHEGADQ; this is encoded by the coding sequence ATGGCTTCAGGGGATCTGCAGGACGAGCAGAATCAGGACCGGCCGAAGCAGCCCAACGAGCAAGCCCAACTGGCCGCGGCCCTCGCAGCTCTCTCCGCCCGCGTCGAAGGTCTCGAGCAGCAACTGGCAGAACTGCGCTCCACCCCATCCTTGCGAGCGCGCAAACTCTCAGCCCTTCCTCCGCCACCTCCTCCCGGAACTCCATCCACCGCCTCGATCCCGAGCGTCAACCGCAGCCTTCCCAAAGCCAGCGGTTCACTCGAAGACCGCATCGGCTCCCAGCTCTTCAGCCGCATCGGCATAGTCGCTCTCCTCGTCGCCACCGCCCTCTTCCTCAAGTGGGCCATCGACAACCATTGGATCGGCCCCACAGGCCGCATCCTCGCGGGTCTAATCGCGGGCGCGGGTATCGTCGTCTGGTCCGAGCGCTTTCGCCGCCAGGGATTCAACGCCTTCTCCTACTCCCTCAAAGCCATCGGCAGCGGAGCCCTCTACCTGTCCCTCTGGGCCGCCTTCCAGCTCTACCATCTGTTACCTGCCGGCGTCGCTCTCGCCGCCATGATCCTGGTCACCGCCTGGAACGCTTACATGGCCTGGTCGCAGAACAGCCAGGTCCTCGCCGCCTATGCACTCGCCGGAGCATTTGCAACTCCTCTGCTCCTCTCCACCGGCGGCAACCACGAAGTCTTCCTCTTTACCTACATCCTCGCAATCGATGTAGCAACGGTCTTGCTCGTCCGTCTCAAGCCCTGGCCGCGCCTTCTCTTCGGAGCCTTTCCCCTCACCGTAGCCTTCTTCATCGGCTGGTACGTCGAATGGTTCGACGTCTACAACACCACGAAGCCCCTCGCCGTCACAGCGATCTTCATCGGCCTCTTCTTCCTTACGTTCCTGCTCCCATCCATCCGCATTCAACAAAACGAAGAGCACCCATCGACTCCAATTACCGAAATCCTCCTCCCGCTAGCGAACGCAGCCTTTGCGGCACTCGCGTTCTACTCCATCCTGCATGACACCGGCAATCACGATCTCCTCCCCTGGCTGGCGGTTCTATTCGCCGCACTCTATCTGGGCCTGATGCGCCTGCCCCAACCCCGCGTCACCTCCGCCGTCCATCTCTCTCTCGCAATTGTCTTCCTCACCATCGCCATTCCCCTTAAGGCCAGCGGCCGTTGGATCATCGTTGGCTGGCTCGCTGAAGGCGCGGCTCTTCTCTGGGTAGCGGCTCGCCTGTCCAGCCCAGCAACAGACAAAACTCCCGAGCCAGCCCCGCTCATCCTCCGCCGCCTCGCCGCCGCAGCTCTCGTTCTCGGTATCTGCGGCCTCCTCATCGAACCCTTCTGGCTCAACGAACGAATCGACACCGCCTTCCTCAATCTCCGCTTCGCCACCGCCCTCTTCGGACTAGCCGCTCTAGCCCTCTCCGCGATCTTCGCGCACGGCCCCCTTCGTCACTCCGACCAACAGAACAAAGCCTTCCCCAACTGGCTCACCATCGCGGGATCCTCCATCGTCGCGTTCAACTTCATCGCCATCCTCGCCTGCCTCCGCGAGCTTGACTCCGCATGGAGCGTCACCGCGGGCAATCCCGAAGCCGACCTGCAAAAGGCCCTCGCCATCTCCGCTTTCCTCATGCTCTACGGCGCAGGCCTGCTCGCCATAGGCTTCTGGAAGCGCTCCGCCTTCATCCGCTGGCAGGCACTCTTGCTGTTGGTCTTCACCATCGGCAAAGCCTTCCTCTACGACCTGCGCAACCTCAGCCAGGGCTATCGAATTCTAAGCTTTCTCGGGCTCGGGGCCTTACTGATGGCAATCAGCTTCGCCTATCAGAAAGACTGGCTGGCCCTCCGCATCCCCAATCCCACATCCGAACCTCATCTGCCCAAGCACGAAGGAGCCGACCAGTGA
- a CDS encoding ABC transporter ATP-binding protein: MIVEIESLQKIYEGKQRVVAVDGIDLSVHEGELFGLLGPNGAGKTTTISICTTRALPTSGRVRIAGIDVVKTPAVARRFIGVVPQYNTLDRACTIYENINFHCLYFGFSGPEATERTNQLLAQFHLTERAGAYPAQLSGGLAQRVQIARAIAHRPKVLFLDEPSAGLDPQSRIAMWDAVRNLREEGITVVLTTHYMEEADELCDRVAIIDHGKILVQDTPTALKGSVGAQKVYELDLRSQDNIPTLVQQLQQLTGVARAEPTPKGVRVLAHGAEGLLSDVVREANPYGLRDLTITETSLETVFIRLTGRDLRE, encoded by the coding sequence GTGATAGTCGAGATTGAAAGCCTCCAGAAGATCTACGAAGGCAAGCAACGAGTCGTTGCCGTCGACGGCATCGATCTCAGCGTCCACGAGGGCGAGCTCTTCGGCCTTCTCGGCCCCAACGGCGCAGGAAAAACCACTACCATCAGCATCTGCACCACCCGCGCCCTGCCCACCTCCGGACGTGTCCGCATCGCAGGAATCGACGTCGTCAAAACCCCTGCGGTGGCGCGTCGTTTCATAGGAGTGGTGCCTCAGTACAACACCCTCGACCGAGCCTGCACCATCTACGAGAACATCAACTTCCACTGTCTTTACTTCGGCTTCTCCGGCCCCGAGGCGACAGAACGGACGAATCAGCTTCTCGCTCAGTTCCACCTCACCGAGCGTGCCGGCGCCTATCCCGCGCAACTCTCCGGAGGCCTTGCCCAGCGTGTCCAGATCGCCCGAGCCATTGCACACCGCCCCAAGGTGCTCTTTCTCGATGAGCCGAGTGCCGGCCTCGACCCGCAAAGCCGCATCGCCATGTGGGACGCCGTCCGCAACCTCCGCGAAGAGGGAATTACCGTCGTCCTCACCACCCACTACATGGAGGAGGCTGACGAACTCTGCGATCGCGTTGCCATCATCGACCACGGCAAGATCCTCGTGCAGGACACCCCCACTGCACTCAAAGGCTCCGTCGGCGCGCAGAAGGTCTACGAGCTCGACCTGCGTAGTCAGGACAACATCCCAACCCTCGTGCAGCAGCTCCAGCAACTCACCGGAGTAGCCAGGGCAGAGCCCACTCCCAAAGGTGTCCGTGTTCTTGCCCACGGAGCCGAAGGCCTGCTCTCCGACGTTGTTCGTGAGGCGAATCCGTACGGCCTCCGCGATCTCACGATCACTGAGACCAGCCTCGAGACCGTCTTCATCCGCCTCACCGGCCGCGACCTTCGCGAGTAG